In a genomic window of Thunnus thynnus chromosome 16, fThuThy2.1, whole genome shotgun sequence:
- the si:ch211-266g18.10 gene encoding axoneme-associated protein mst101(2) isoform X43: MTEGDKSGPSSAASEPNAAAAAPPASSEKPKGLGLLNKLRVSVELMIALAALLSWVVVGVVMFDFVEYKAVPDIQQIITDPVQAVNDAVDEVSSLLNKFQECAPDLSDPMSAATYAADEIAEAKDGFVRYFSDEEGNFYLSYVDPVIIGRRAFHSTNDLVCGVVGSIRDTLCAIMDTIIDIILAINRGIIDLGFIDPVVIGRNVFSVTNDTVGVIMGYIQDALCFILDSVLDIMKDVQHSVGFSPMAVLKRTAEITTEQINMLVSYFSTLLMGEQGILPEVSIDPMKVVEDAVLEVSDKKDLFMAYISSMFVGDQGEPLATPVVDVVTEKDEISPADINLVRRKGEFLPPFEKVTEIMHAAKHEAVPAPEISEAPDSKMEEEEETEVPTEADGKETEEDDVKHAGLEETELEPSLKDEEILDAADSEEEKQEEAKEVDAVEEEEEEEEIKTEEDGAHMENEEEQEEEKEEGSVDTEKEEEDFKIEDDDNEQEEEEDIKTEEAEVKEEEELEEEEEAKTAENLVEYSEEEEETKTEEEVVEDEEDGEEEEEDEEEEEAAKTEEDFVEDEEEEEEEEEEAKAEEDFVEDEDEEKIEETKTEDEEEEEEEEEEEDGEEETKTEEGLGEEEEEEEEEEEEEETKLEEVLGQDEEEEEEEETKTEDMVEDEEEEEEEEEEEETKLAEALAQDEEEKESEEEEAITEEDVVEADEEEEEEEETEAAAATIDKDMETRDYDHEDDKEKDLHGDEDTDVKDQSVKTDWDDQALEEEDYKAVEEEKEEEKEPSVQHLHLEILSAEQLNDDSLVSESDDEDEEETMTSPHVHDKDEHADIVDDHDENNNNSENGKTEPKRKRKVHIPAERVRRVGSRAAHKEEHKQHDKVLKDAKERHAIKEVKDALMKDLKATEIEKEEKKENKTKVEKTVAIKPKEEKPKKEAKPEVKPTEKIPEKPKEEPQKKKVPKPSKEKKEVKKPSKEEKKEKKHLKEEKEAKKPPKEDKEVKKSPKEEKEVKKPLKEEKEVKKPLKEEKEVKKPPKEEKEVKKPPKEEKELKKPPKEEKEAKKLPKEEKEEKKPHKEEKEVKKPHRVEKEEKKHLKEEKEEKKPHKEEKEVKKPHRVEKEEKKHLEEEKEEKKPHKEEKEVKKPHRVEKEEKKHLKEEKEEKKPHKEEKEVKKPHRVEKEEKKHLKEEKEEKKPHKEEKEVKKPHRVEKEEKKHLKEEKEEKKPLKEEKEVKKPHRVEKEEKKHLKEEKEEKKPLKEEKEVKKPHRVEKEEKKHLKEEKEKKPPKEEKEVKKHLKEEKMPHNVTLFKKEREDKKPSKEETAEKKHVEKKEVKKPLKEEKEEKEAKKPSKEEKEDQKPSKEKKIQPSKKEREDEKALEEKRKMKEKVQKPSEKEKELKKLPKEEKEMKKPSAEEKPHRKEKEPTKKEKEPTELHKEEKEPAHPKVVHELKKHLREKEEELLHPKEEREPKKPSKEEKEPEKPPKKAKEVTKPPKEEKVVAKPPKVEPEKISKEKKQPVSKEVKEEKKERHLKEEVVPKKPSKEEKEPSKHPKMEEKERKGPTKKETEPKKLSKEEDREELSKEKKEVKISKVVKEVKKIHKEEHEPKKTSKKETEPTKPSKEEKEVKKAPKEDKEPAKKKDIKTEAKPQKAARGIKVVKKEVASVLKKEHLNVTKAAVEYKKPVKVLKAAKKHIIPVLKKEHMNVTKTDIDEVKEKKKTIPTKKEVPKEKAKAAPAKKEAAAPKEKPEPVILKKGHGGPARNASLVKEKVKIVPMKKDVKVAKEKVKAVFAKTTAEVSKQKPKPVHIKRETAPLRIKPSLVVKEAGAPQKNVSLTKEKAKVVPLKKEAVLKEKAKAKTSQKEHEAKPVHAKKEPEATKEKPKPAHEKKVAPSKSEETKKEKVKSLLRKKEPKVPEEKVKPKAMLREKAKPVRVKKELETCKEKDKPAAVKKVMSKEKTKPVRVKKEDRVLKEIQESAKKEKSAEKKATKEEKVKAEPAVSDSFLMDEELPYFQCFFVDEDEAQFPFYAFSPL; encoded by the exons ATGACTGAAG GGGACAAATCCGGCCCCTCGTCCGCCGCCAGTGAGCCCAATGCAGCAGCCGCAGCACCACCGGCGAGCTCTGAGAAACCTAAAGGTCTGGGGCTCCTCAATAAGCTGAGAGTGTCTGTGGAGCTGATGATTGCTCTGGCTGCTCTGCTGTCCTGGGTGGTGGTGGGAGTGGTGATGTTTGACTTTGTGGAGTACAAAGCAGTCCCTG ACATTCAGCAAATCATTACGGACCCTGTGCAAGCTGTAAATGATGCTGTTGATGAAGTATCCAGTCTGCTCAATAAGTTTCAAG AATGTGCGCCTGATTTAAGTGACCCCATGTCTGCTGCCACTTATGCGGCAGATGAAATAGCAGAAGCAAAGGATGGATTTGTTCGATATTTCTCAGATGAGGAGG GAAACTTCTACCTCAGCTACGTTGACCCTGTAATCATTGGCAGACGAGCTTTCCATTCAACTAATGACCTTGTGTGTGGAGTGGTGGGATCCATCAGGGACACACTCTGTGCTATCATGGATACTATAATTGATATTATATTGGCTATAAATAGAG gaATCATTGACCTTGGCTTCATCGACCCCGTGGTAATTGGCAGAAATGTCTTCAGTGTTACAAATGACACTGTGGGTGTAATAATGGGCTACATCCAGGATGCGCTCTGCTTCATTTTAGACAGTGTACTGGATATAATGAAAG ATGTCCAGCATTCTGTGGGATTCAGTCCTATGGCAGTCCTGAAGAGAACAGCAGAAATCACCACAGAACAGATTAACATGCTTGTGAGCTACTTCTCCACATTGCTGATGGGTGAACAAG GAATCTTGCCTGAGGTGTCCATTGACCCCATGAAAGTTGTTGAGGACGCTGTGTTGGAGGTCTCAGACAAGAAAGATTTGTTCATGGCTTATATATCAAGCATGTTCGTTGGTGATCAAG gTGAACCTCTTGCCACACCAGTTGTAGATGTAGTAACTGAAAAAg aTGAAATTTCTCCGGCTGATATTAATTTGGTCAGAAGGAAAG GTGAATTTCTGCCACCTTTCGAGAAAG TTACAGAGATCATGCACGCTGCCAAACATGAAGCTGTTCCTGCTCCAGAGATAAGTGAAGCCCCAGACTcaaagatggaggaggaggaggagactgaGGTTCCAACTGAAGCAGATGgcaaagagacagaggaagatgatg TGAAACATGCCGGCCTTGAAGAAACAGAACTCGAACCGTCACTGAAAGATGAGGAAATCCTTGATGCTGCTGACagtgaggaggagaaacaggaagaaGCAAAAGAGGTTGATGCtgtagaagaggaggaggaggaggaggagattaaAACAGAGGAGGATGGAGCACACATGGAAAatgaggaagagcaggaggaggaaaaagaggaaggaagtgTTGAcacagaaaaggaggaggaggacttcAAAATAGAGGATGATGACAacgaacaagaagaagaagaagatattaAAACAGAGGAGGCTGAAgtaaaggaagaggaggagctggaggaggaggaggaggccaaaACTGCAGAAAATTTGGTTGAatattcagaggaggaggaagaaacaaaaacagaagaagaggtggtagaagatgaggaggacggggaggaggaggaagaggatgaggaggaggaggaggcagccaAAACTGAAGAAGATTTTgtagaagatgaggaggaggaggaggaggaagaggaggaggccaaAGCTGAAGAAGATTTTGTagaagatgaggatgaggagaaaatagaagagacaaaaactgaagatgaggaggaggaggaggaggaggaggaggaggaagatggggAGGAGGAGACCAAAACTGAAGAAGGTttgggagaagaggaggaagaggaagaggaagaggaggaggaggaggagaccaAATTGGAAGAAGTTTTGGGacaagatgaggaggaagaggaggaggaggagacaaaaacagaagacatggttgaagatgaggaggaagaggaagaggaggaggaggaggaggagaccaAATTGGCAGAAGCTTTGGCAcaagatgaggaggagaaggagagtgaggaggaggaggcaatAACAGAAGAAGATGTTGTAGAGGCtgacgaggaggaagaggaggaggaggagactgaagctgctgctgccaccatTGATAAAGATATGGAGACCAGAGATTATGACCATGaagatgacaaagaaaaagatctTCATGGTGATGAAGATACTGATGTCAAAGATCAATCTGTAAAAACTGATTGGGACGATCAGGCTCTAGAGGAGGAAGATTATAAGGCAgtggaagaagagaaggaagaagaaaaagagccATCAGTCCAACATCTTCATCTTGAAATTCTGTCAGCTGAACAGCTCAATGATGACAGTTTAGTATCTGAAtctgatgatgaggatgaagaagaaaCGATGACTTCACCACATGTTCACGACAAAGACGAACACGCTGACATCGTCGATGATCACGatgagaacaacaacaacagcgaGAACGGGAAAACTGAACCTAAACGAAAGAGGAAGGTTCATATTCCCGCTGAGAGAGTCAGAAGAGTCGGATCCAGAGCTGCTCACAAAGaagaacacaaacaacatgataAAG TTCTCAAAGATGCAAAGGAAAGACACGCTATAAAAGAAGTTAAAGATGCCCTTATGAAAG ACCTAAAAGCCACAGAAAttgaaaaggaggagaaaaaggagaacaaaACCAAAGTTGAGAAAACCGTGGCGATAAAACCAAAGGAAGAAAAGCCAAAGAAGGAGGCCAAACCTGAGGTAAAACCTACTGAGAAGATACCAGAGAAGCCCAAAG AAGAACCCCAGAAGAAGAAAGTACCAAAGCCTTctaaggaaaagaaagaagtgaaGAAACCCTccaaagaagagaagaaggaaaagaagcatctaaaagaagagaaagaagccAAGAAACCACCTAAAGAAGATAAAGAAGTCAAGAAATCTCccaaagaagagaaagaagtcAAGAAACCActcaaagaagagaaagaagttaAGAAACCacttaaagaagaaaaagaagtcaAGAAACCTCccaaagaggagaaagaagtcAAGAAACCTCccaaagaggagaaagaattGAAGAAACCACccaaagaggagaaagaagccAAGAAACTACccaaagaagagaaagaggagaagaaacctcataaagaagagaaagaagtcAAGAAACCACATAGAgtagagaaagaggagaagaaacatctcaaagaagagaaagaggagaagaaacctcataaagaagagaaagaagtcAAGAAACCACATAGAgtagagaaagaggagaagaaacatctcgaagaagagaaagaggagaagaaacctcataaagaagagaaagaagtcAAGAAACCACATAGAgtagagaaagaggagaagaaacatctcaaagaagagaaagaagagaagaaacctcataaagaagagaaagaagtcAAGAAACCACATAGAgtagagaaagaggagaagaaacatctcaaagaagagaaagaggagaagaaacctcataaagaagagaaagaagtcAAGAAACCACATAGAgtagagaaagaggagaagaaacatctcaaagaagagaaagaggagaagaaacctcttaaagaagagaaagaagtcAAGAAACCACATAGAgtagagaaagaggagaagaaacatctcaaagaagagaaagaggagaagaaacctcttaaagaagagaaagaagtcAAGAAACCACATAGAgtagagaaagaggagaagaaacatctcaaagaagagaaagagaagaaacctcccaaagaagagaaagaagtgaAGAAACATCTCAAAGAAGAGAAGATGCCACACAACGTGACACTTTTCAAGAAGGAGAGGGAAGACAAGAAGCCTTCTAAGGAAGAGACAGCGGAGAAGAAGCATGTggagaaaaaagaagtgaagaaaCCTCtaaaagaagagaaggaggaaaaagaagcGAAGAAGCCCTctaaagaagagaaagaagatcAAAAGCCatctaaagaaaagaaaatacagccgtccaagaaagagagggaagacgAGAAGGCTCttgaagaaaagagaaaaatgaaggaaaaagttCAAAAGCCTTCCGAAAAGGAAAAAGAACTGAAGAAGCTTCctaaagaagagaaagaaatgaagaaacCTTCTGCGGAGGAAAAACCTCACCGAAAAGAGAAAGAACCaactaaaaaggaaaaagaaccAACAGAACTCcacaaagaagagaaagaacCAGCACATCCTAAAGTGGTACATGAACTCAAAAAGCATctcagagaaaaggaggaagaattACTGCAtccaaaagaagaaagagaaccAAAGAAGCcctcaaaagaagaaaaagaaccaGAAAAACCACCTAAGAAGGCCAAAGAAGTAACAAAGCCTCcaaaagaagagaaagtagTAGCAAAACCTCCAAAAGTAGAACCAGAAAAGATctcaaaagagaagaaacaaccAGTTTCTAAAGAggtgaaagaggaaaagaaagagaggcaTCTCAAAGAAGAGGTAGTACCAAAGAAACCAtctaaagaagaaaaagagccTTCAAAACATcctaaaatggaagaaaaagaaagaaaagggcCTACCAAAAAAGAGACAGAACCAAAGAAGCTGtctaaagaagaagacagagaggaactgtccaaagaaaagaaagaggttAAGATTTCTAAAGTAGTAAAAGAGGTCAAGAAGATTCACAAAGAAGAACATGAACCAAAGAAGACCTCTAAGAAGGAAACTGAACCAACAAAGCCTTctaaagaggagaaagaagtcAAGAAGGCTCCCAAAGAAGACAAAGAACCTGCAAAGAAGAAAGACATTAAGACAG aagctaaaccCCAAAAGGCTGCAAGAGGAATTAAAGTAGTCAAGAAGGAGGTTGCATCTGTCCTGAAGAAGGAACATCTTAATGTAACAAAAGCAG CTGTTGAATACAAGAAGCCTGTAAAGGTCCTGAAAGCTGCTAAAAAGCACATAATCCCTGTCCTGAAAAAGGAACATATGAATGTCACAAAAACAG ATATTGATGAagtgaaggaaaagaaaaaaacaatcccAACAAAGAAAG AAGTTCCAAAGGAAAAGGCCAAAGCAGCTCCGGCTAAGAAAG AGGCAGCTGCTCCAAAAGAAAAGCCTGAGCCAGTTATCTTGAAAAAAG GACATGGAGGCCCTGCCAGAAATGCCTCCCTGGTGAAAGAGAAAGTCAAAATAGTGCCTATGAAGAAAG ATGTCAAGGTGGCAAAGGAGAAAGTCAAAGCAGTATTTGCAAAGACAA cagCTGAGGTTTCAAAACAGAAGCCCAAACCAGTTCATATAAAGAGGG AAACTGCTCCACTCAGGATAAAACCATCTCTGGTAGTCAAAG AAGCAGGAGCCCCACAGAAAAATGTCTCTCTAACAAAGGAAAAAGCGAAGGTGGTGCCATTGAAGAAAG AAGCTGTTCTGAAAGAAAAGGCAAAAGCAAAAACTTCACAGAAAG AACATGAGGCTAAGCCAGTTCATGCCAAAAAAG AGCCGGAGGCTACAAAGGAGAAGCCTAAACCAGCTCATGAAAAGAAAG taGCTCCTTCTAAAtcagaggaaacaaagaaagaaaaggtcaAATCACTCCTAAGGAAAAAAG AGCCAAAAGTCCCAGAGGAGAAAGTCAAACCAAAAG CCATGTTGAGGGAAAAGGCCAAGCCAGTCCGTGTGAAGAAAG AACTGGAGACTtgtaaagaaaaagacaaacctGCTGCAGTGAAGAAAG TCATGTCTAAGGAAAAGACCAAACCAGTCCGTGTGAAGAAAG AAGACAGAGTTCTTAAAGAGATACAGGAGTCGGCAAAGAAAG aaaaatcTGCTGAGAAGAAAGCTACCAAAGAGGAAAAAGTAAAAG CAGAGCCGGCTGTATCAGACAGCTTTCTTATGGATG AAGAGCTGCCCTACTTCCAGTGTTTCTTTGTGGACGAGGATGAGGCCCAGTTTCCATTCTATGCCTTCTCACCATTGTAG